In a single window of the Olivibacter sp. SDN3 genome:
- a CDS encoding Lrp/AsnC family transcriptional regulator, with product MELTEISLDKIDLQILSLLQDNCKITNADLARELGMAPSGILERVRKLEQKGILTQYTARVNPAAVNQNLLAFIFIKVADGLGCGETDKSLAAIEAIQEVHHITGEDCYLVKIRVSSSNELMELMRSSFRDIPNIISTRTTIVLETVKENQHIVIPKSTATNE from the coding sequence ATGGAACTTACTGAAATATCTTTAGATAAAATAGATTTACAGATTCTGAGCCTTTTACAGGACAATTGTAAGATCACAAATGCCGATTTGGCCAGGGAATTGGGCATGGCTCCTTCGGGGATATTAGAACGCGTAAGAAAGTTGGAACAGAAAGGCATACTCACACAGTATACCGCACGAGTTAACCCGGCAGCAGTGAATCAAAACCTACTGGCTTTTATTTTTATAAAGGTAGCTGATGGCTTAGGCTGTGGCGAAACCGACAAGTCTTTAGCTGCTATCGAAGCTATACAAGAAGTGCATCATATTACCGGTGAAGACTGTTATCTGGTGAAAATACGTGTTTCTAGCTCAAATGAGTTAATGGAACTTATGCGCTCTTCTTTTCGAGACATCCCAAATATCATTTCAACAAGAACTACGATTGTGCTGGAGACGGTAAAAGAGAACCAACACATCGTTATACCAAAATCGACTGCAACTAATGAATAA
- a CDS encoding YceI family protein — protein MNFWKIDPPHSAIHFKVKHMLIATVTGLFTKFKGTVESTNGANFEDSRAEISIETNSVYTNETYRDDHLRSPEFFDAEKFPNITFSSTSLIKTKNENHFLLSGNLTIKGITKEVKLTAIYGGSVEDNGQLKAGFEVTGTISRKAFDLTYNPLMEAGGMVVSENVDILANIELVKA, from the coding sequence ATGAATTTTTGGAAAATTGATCCACCACATTCCGCCATACATTTTAAAGTAAAACACATGCTCATTGCGACCGTAACCGGTCTCTTCACGAAATTTAAAGGTACCGTAGAGAGCACCAACGGTGCTAACTTTGAGGATAGTCGTGCTGAAATAAGTATCGAAACAAACAGTGTTTACACCAATGAAACCTACCGAGACGACCATCTACGGTCGCCGGAATTTTTCGATGCTGAGAAATTCCCCAACATAACTTTCTCCTCAACATCTTTGATAAAGACAAAGAATGAAAATCATTTTCTGTTAAGTGGCAACTTAACTATTAAAGGTATTACAAAAGAAGTCAAACTAACCGCCATTTATGGAGGCTCCGTTGAAGATAATGGACAGCTGAAAGCAGGCTTTGAAGTCACGGGCACCATTAGTAGAAAAGCATTTGACCTAACCTATAACCCTTTAATGGAAGCGGGCGGTATGGTGGTCTCGGAAAACGTTGATATTCTTGCAAACATTGAATTAGTAAAAGCGTAA
- a CDS encoding isoaspartyl peptidase/L-asparaginase family protein — MKKMITPFITLLLCTLGLIARQQEPNRKQYTLVIHGGAGTIVKTAMTSAKEAAYEEVLTKALQTGYHILQEGGAALDAVEATIHVLEDSPLFNAAKGAVFTNNGRNELDASIMDGRTLNAGAVAGVTNIRNPITAARAVMEKSEHVMLSGKGAENFAQQVGVTLVDPSYFYTQDRWDALQRALKKDSTAAGENVDNRQAAKAGTVNRDDKFGTVGCVALDQQGNLAAGTSTGGMTNKKFGRIGDSPVIGAGTYANNESVAVSCTGWGEFYIRHVVAHDIAALMSYKQLSVEEAAAAVMAKVANAGGDGGLIALDKAGNMAMPFNTEGMYRGAVDRHGNIEVKIYKD, encoded by the coding sequence ATGAAAAAAATGATAACGCCTTTCATTACGCTGCTCCTGTGTACGCTTGGGCTTATCGCCCGTCAACAGGAGCCCAATAGGAAACAATATACACTCGTTATCCACGGGGGTGCAGGTACTATTGTGAAGACTGCTATGACTTCAGCAAAGGAGGCTGCTTACGAGGAAGTGTTGACAAAGGCATTGCAAACCGGTTATCATATTTTACAGGAGGGGGGAGCTGCCTTGGATGCGGTTGAAGCTACTATTCATGTATTGGAGGATTCTCCCTTATTTAACGCGGCGAAAGGAGCTGTTTTTACCAATAATGGACGAAATGAGCTAGATGCGTCGATTATGGACGGACGTACACTTAATGCTGGCGCTGTAGCGGGGGTAACAAACATACGCAACCCCATAACCGCAGCGAGGGCAGTTATGGAAAAGTCCGAGCATGTGATGCTCAGCGGGAAGGGAGCGGAGAACTTTGCACAGCAAGTGGGGGTTACATTGGTAGATCCTTCTTACTTCTATACACAAGATAGGTGGGATGCACTACAAAGGGCATTGAAAAAAGATTCTACGGCTGCAGGTGAAAACGTTGATAATCGGCAAGCGGCAAAAGCCGGAACAGTTAACAGAGACGATAAATTTGGGACAGTGGGATGTGTCGCTTTAGATCAGCAGGGAAACCTTGCAGCGGGTACTTCTACTGGTGGGATGACGAATAAAAAATTCGGGAGAATTGGAGACTCGCCGGTTATAGGTGCAGGTACTTATGCAAATAACGAATCGGTTGCGGTTTCATGTACCGGTTGGGGAGAGTTCTATATCCGTCATGTTGTAGCACATGATATAGCTGCTTTGATGAGCTATAAACAGCTTTCCGTGGAAGAAGCTGCCGCAGCGGTAATGGCTAAGGTCGCAAATGCCGGGGGAGATGGGGGGCTGATTGCCTTAGATAAAGCAGGTAATATGGCTATGCCTTTTAATACGGAGGGTATGTATCGTGGAGCTGTTGATCGGCACGGTAATATCGAAGTTAAGATCTATAAAGATTAA
- a CDS encoding acyl-CoA thioesterase: MNKYKTVSESQTVMTELMIPAYANFGGKIHGGIILSLMDKVAYACAAKHAETYCVTASVDTVDFRASVEVGEIISLLASVNYVGNSSLVIGIKVLSENVRTREVKHTNSSYFSMVALNEETHKPTQVPGLILEHEVEIQRFITAMHRKELNRYYKQEGARIKTAFKDEDFLEVLKKEKCKIKTF; encoded by the coding sequence ATGAACAAATACAAAACCGTAAGTGAATCACAAACAGTAATGACCGAGCTGATGATTCCCGCATATGCTAATTTCGGCGGAAAAATCCATGGAGGAATCATTTTATCCTTAATGGATAAAGTAGCTTATGCCTGCGCTGCTAAGCACGCCGAAACCTATTGTGTAACGGCATCTGTCGACACGGTAGACTTTAGAGCCTCTGTTGAAGTTGGTGAAATTATTTCACTGCTCGCTTCCGTAAACTATGTAGGGAATTCGTCTTTGGTTATAGGCATAAAAGTACTTTCGGAAAACGTTAGAACACGCGAAGTGAAACATACCAATTCCAGCTATTTTTCCATGGTAGCATTAAACGAAGAGACACACAAACCTACTCAGGTACCCGGTCTGATACTTGAGCATGAAGTGGAAATACAACGCTTTATTACTGCCATGCATAGGAAGGAGCTCAATAGGTATTACAAACAGGAGGGTGCAAGGATTAAAACAGCCTTCAAAGATGAAGACTTTCTTGAAGTATTAAAAAAAGAAAAATGTAAAATCAAGACATTTTAA
- a CDS encoding M20/M25/M40 family metallo-hydrolase has protein sequence MKLGAGKHLLIASLSMVPVIGFAQVDDKIIDDIVTGATENSLLPSLAHELLDGIGPRLVGSPQMEKAHEWAVAKYGEWGIDARNEQWGEWRGWERGITHIDMVSPWVRSLEGRQLAWSPGTNGETIIADVVLLPDLSDSAAFKEWLPNVQGKFVLVSMPQPTGRPDYNWEEFATPESFEKMRKEREAQTEKWTKRISQTGYNMRTLPEALENAGAAGIIASYWSNGFGVNKVFSAFTKKVPTIDLALEDYGLLYRLVESGKAPKISLKADAKELGTVPTFNTIAEIKGVENPDEYVVLSAHFDSWDGGTGATDNGTGTLVMMEAMRLLKKFYPNPKRTILVGHWGSEEQGLNGSRGFVEDHPEIVDNVQALFNQDNGTGRVVNISGQGFLHAYDYLTRWLDKVPEEIKKHIETSFPGSPSTGGSDNASFVAAGAPAFSLSSLNWSYWNYTWHTNRDTYDKIVFDDLRNNVILTAILAYMASEDPERASKEKAVLPRDERSGEQMQWPERKSPTRKGMLD, from the coding sequence ATGAAGCTTGGCGCTGGTAAGCATTTGCTCATCGCTTCATTATCTATGGTACCAGTAATAGGTTTCGCTCAAGTCGATGATAAAATCATTGATGATATTGTAACTGGAGCAACGGAAAACTCTCTTCTACCCTCACTTGCACATGAGCTATTAGATGGGATAGGCCCGCGGTTGGTAGGCTCACCACAGATGGAAAAGGCCCATGAATGGGCGGTAGCTAAATATGGGGAGTGGGGAATTGATGCTAGGAACGAACAGTGGGGAGAATGGAGGGGCTGGGAGCGTGGTATTACCCATATTGATATGGTGTCACCATGGGTGCGAAGCCTCGAAGGACGCCAGCTCGCATGGAGCCCTGGCACCAATGGCGAAACAATCATAGCAGATGTCGTCCTTTTGCCTGATTTGAGTGATTCGGCTGCCTTCAAAGAATGGCTGCCTAACGTTCAGGGAAAGTTTGTGTTGGTTTCTATGCCACAGCCTACGGGACGGCCTGATTATAACTGGGAAGAGTTTGCTACACCAGAATCGTTTGAAAAAATGCGGAAAGAAAGAGAAGCGCAAACCGAAAAGTGGACGAAACGTATCAGTCAAACAGGTTATAACATGAGAACATTGCCAGAAGCGCTGGAAAATGCGGGAGCAGCTGGCATAATTGCCTCCTATTGGTCAAATGGTTTTGGCGTAAATAAAGTCTTTAGTGCGTTTACAAAAAAAGTGCCTACAATAGATCTGGCTTTAGAAGATTATGGGCTACTTTATCGGTTGGTGGAGTCGGGCAAGGCTCCGAAAATTAGTTTGAAGGCAGATGCAAAAGAGCTTGGTACGGTACCTACATTCAATACGATAGCAGAAATTAAAGGAGTGGAAAACCCCGATGAATATGTTGTGCTTTCCGCGCATTTTGACTCGTGGGATGGAGGTACTGGAGCAACAGATAACGGGACGGGTACTTTGGTAATGATGGAGGCGATGCGCTTATTGAAAAAGTTTTATCCAAACCCTAAAAGAACGATATTGGTTGGCCATTGGGGTAGCGAGGAGCAAGGTTTGAACGGCTCTAGGGGTTTCGTGGAAGATCATCCCGAAATTGTTGACAATGTACAAGCTCTTTTTAACCAAGACAATGGCACGGGGCGTGTAGTCAATATCAGTGGTCAGGGTTTCCTTCATGCTTACGACTATCTGACACGGTGGCTAGATAAAGTTCCGGAAGAAATAAAAAAGCATATTGAAACAAGTTTCCCGGGAAGCCCAAGCACCGGAGGGTCAGACAATGCTTCATTTGTAGCGGCGGGAGCGCCGGCTTTTTCGTTGAGCTCGTTGAACTGGTCATATTGGAACTATACATGGCATACCAATCGAGATACCTACGATAAAATTGTTTTTGATGACCTTCGAAATAATGTAATCCTAACAGCTATCCTTGCTTATATGGCAAGTGAAGACCCCGAAAGAGCTTCTAAAGAAAAAGCTGTTCTACCTCGCGATGAGCGAAGTGGCGAGCAAATGCAATGGCCGGAAAGGAAGTCGCCCACGCGAAAAGGAATGCTCGATTAA